Proteins co-encoded in one Setaria viridis chromosome 9, Setaria_viridis_v4.0, whole genome shotgun sequence genomic window:
- the LOC117836771 gene encoding probable RNA-binding protein ARP1 isoform X1: MTMMAPQPQPLPLAQPPAAAAFGDTTLTKVFVGGLAWETHKDTLREHFERYGDILEAVIISDKLTGRSKGYGFVTFKEADAAKKACEDATPVINGRRANCNLASLGAKPRPQPPHLLRPSPPATPAPHAPALPSPHQPAPAAIAVGSRGVSPVPWYYHPSTTPPPPPPPPAAHYAHGAHQQYHGVLPFYPAATTYGYSPNYVADLSYNAKLGQAAAAAAGTAGSYMQGHFTYPAAQGGMVAPNGMMPVYPFYHYQYHGSQGLGVPAAHFFPPASAAAVATVPAIMSKPTVMAPPPKVEQVTGCS; this comes from the exons ATGACGATGAtggcgccgcagccgcagcccctGCCTCTGgcgcagccgccggcggcggcggcgtttgGCGACACCACGCTGACCAAGGTGTTCGTGGGTGGGCTGGCGTGGGAGACGCACAAGGACACCCTCCGCGAGCACTTCGAGCGCTACGGCGACATCCTCGAGGCCGTCATCATCTCCGACAAGCTCACCGGCCGCTCCAAGGGCTACGGCTTC GTGACGTTCAAGGAGGCGGACGCGGCCAAGAAGGCGTGCGAGGACGCCACCCCCGTCATCAACGGCCGCCGTGCCAACTGCAACCTGGCGTCCCTCGGCGCCAAGCCGCGGCCccagccgccgcacctcctccgcccctcgccgccggccaccccggCGCCACACGCGCCCGCGCTCCCGTCCCCGCACCAGCCCGCTCCAG CAGCCATCGCGGTGGGGTCCAGGGGCGTGTCGCCGGTGCCGTGGTACTACCACCCCTCCacgacgccgcctccgcctccgccgccgccggccgcccactACGCCCACGGCGCGCACCAGCAGTACCACGGCGTGCTCCCCTTctaccccgccgccaccacctacgG GTACTCGCCGAACTACGTCGCTGACCTGAGCTACAACGCG AAGCTAGGccaggctgcggctgcggctgccggCACGGCCGGGTCCTACATGCAGGGGCACTTCACGTACccggcggcgcagggcggcaTGGTGGCGCCCAACGGCATGATGCCGGTGTACCCGTTCTACCACTACCAGTACCACGGCTCGCAGGGTCTGGGCGTCCCCGCCGCGCACTTCttcccgccggcctccgcggccgccgtcgccaccgtcCCGGCCATCATGTCCAAGCCCACCGTCATGGCCCCTCCTCCCAAAG TGGAGCAGGTGACGGGTTGCAGCTGA
- the LOC117836771 gene encoding probable RNA-binding protein ARP1 isoform X2: protein MTMMAPQPQPLPLAQPPAAAAFGDTTLTKVFVGGLAWETHKDTLREHFERYGDILEAVIISDKLTGRSKGYGFVTFKEADAAKKACEDATPVINGRRANCNLASLGAKPRPQPPHLLRPSPPATPAPHAPALPSPHQPAPAIAVGSRGVSPVPWYYHPSTTPPPPPPPPAAHYAHGAHQQYHGVLPFYPAATTYGYSPNYVADLSYNAKLGQAAAAAAGTAGSYMQGHFTYPAAQGGMVAPNGMMPVYPFYHYQYHGSQGLGVPAAHFFPPASAAAVATVPAIMSKPTVMAPPPKVEQVTGCS from the exons ATGACGATGAtggcgccgcagccgcagcccctGCCTCTGgcgcagccgccggcggcggcggcgtttgGCGACACCACGCTGACCAAGGTGTTCGTGGGTGGGCTGGCGTGGGAGACGCACAAGGACACCCTCCGCGAGCACTTCGAGCGCTACGGCGACATCCTCGAGGCCGTCATCATCTCCGACAAGCTCACCGGCCGCTCCAAGGGCTACGGCTTC GTGACGTTCAAGGAGGCGGACGCGGCCAAGAAGGCGTGCGAGGACGCCACCCCCGTCATCAACGGCCGCCGTGCCAACTGCAACCTGGCGTCCCTCGGCGCCAAGCCGCGGCCccagccgccgcacctcctccgcccctcgccgccggccaccccggCGCCACACGCGCCCGCGCTCCCGTCCCCGCACCAGCCCGCTCCAG CCATCGCGGTGGGGTCCAGGGGCGTGTCGCCGGTGCCGTGGTACTACCACCCCTCCacgacgccgcctccgcctccgccgccgccggccgcccactACGCCCACGGCGCGCACCAGCAGTACCACGGCGTGCTCCCCTTctaccccgccgccaccacctacgG GTACTCGCCGAACTACGTCGCTGACCTGAGCTACAACGCG AAGCTAGGccaggctgcggctgcggctgccggCACGGCCGGGTCCTACATGCAGGGGCACTTCACGTACccggcggcgcagggcggcaTGGTGGCGCCCAACGGCATGATGCCGGTGTACCCGTTCTACCACTACCAGTACCACGGCTCGCAGGGTCTGGGCGTCCCCGCCGCGCACTTCttcccgccggcctccgcggccgccgtcgccaccgtcCCGGCCATCATGTCCAAGCCCACCGTCATGGCCCCTCCTCCCAAAG TGGAGCAGGTGACGGGTTGCAGCTGA